The genomic region CGAGTCACAAGAGTCGAGATTTCCATCGATAAGGGAAAGTCATGGCGTCTGGCGAATATTGATTATGCCGAGGATCGTTACAGAGACGCAACTCCGCAGAAGCTGCTCGGCGGCACACTTGACTTTGGCTGGCGAGAGGCTTCATTCTGCTGGTGCTTTTGGAACATCGACGTTGCTGTCATTGAACTTGCAGATTCCAAGGACATCCTAGTCCGTGCCATGGATGAAAGCATGAACCTACAGCCACGAGACATGTACTGGAGCGTTCTTGGCATGATGAACAACCCTTGGTACCGTATCTCTATCAGCAAAGAGGGAGACTACCTCCGCTTTGAGCATCCAACACAACCGGCACTCATGCCTGGAGGATGGATGGAGAGGGTGAAAGCTGCAGGCGGCGACCTCAGCAACGGCTACTGGGGCGAGCAAATTGGTGGGGAGGACACAGACGCACCCATCGCAGAAGCTGCTGCAGAGGTGAAAATGACGAAGGACGATGTCAAGCTGAAGATTACCATTGACGACTTACGAAAGCATGACAACGAAGATGCGCCTTGGTTTGTGGTAAATGGTGAGGTCTACGATGGAACGGCGTTCCTGAAAGAGCATCCAGGTGGTGCTCAAAGCATTGTATCTTCGGCCGGTCTCGATAGTACTGACGAGTTCATGGCGATTCGTAAGCACAAGGTCATTCCTGAGCCTTTCGACTTACTGACATCCAGCAGATAGCGAGACGGCGAAAGCTATGATGCCATCCTACCACATCGGCACCCTCGACGAAGAGGGACGAGCTGCTCTGACTGGCCAAGAGGTGCAACCAGACGAGAACGCTGAACCCACCGCAGCCTTCCTCGAGCCACGAGCCTGGAAGAAGGGCATTCTTCACTCAAAGAAACGAGTATCCTGGGACACACGAGTCTTTTCAGTTAAGCTCGATCACGACGCCCAAACACTCGGACTACCCACGGGACAACACCTCATGATCCGCCTACGCGATCCAGTAACAAGGGAAGCCATCATCAGGAGCTACACACCCATCTCACAAACGACCAAGAAAGGCTACATGGACATTCTCGTCAAGCTGTACTTTGACACAGACTCGAAGCCAGGCGGCAAAATGAGCAAAGCACTCGACGCCATTCCCGTCGGCCACTACATCGATTTCAAGGGACCGATAGGCAAATTCGAGTACCGTGGCAAAGGACGCTGTGCTGTCAACAACGTCGAGCGGAATATCAAGAAATTCTACATGATCTGCGGCGGTAGTGGCATCACGCCGATCTACCAGGTCTTCCGCGCTGTGATGCAGGATAAAGACGACCCTACACAATGTGTTGTGCTCGACGGCAACCGGTTGCTGGAAGATATCTTGTGCAAGGCGGATCTGGACCAGTTTGCAGCTGAGAATGCCGACAGGTGCAAGTTGCTGTACACCTTGACGAAGGCTCCAGAGGGGTGGCAAGGCTTGCAGGGCCGGATTGCTGCGCCTCTCTTGAAGGAGCATGCCGATCGGAGTGTGCATGGAGATGGTGAGGCAATGGTACTGATCTGTGGGCCGGAGGCGTTGGAGAAGAGTTGCCACCAAGCATTGCTTGAGCTTGGGTGGAAAGATGACGAGCTGCTGTTTTTCTGAGCTGCCACATGATCGTTCACGAGATGCGATCGATGGGCACAAAATTTGCTGCTTAGCGTGGCGTCCGGAAGGTGTATTGAAAGCTAGAGGCACAGGCGGAGTCTTTCCATCAGGAACTAAAATTTGATCACATAATGCATATGCATATTAAGACGTCCCAGAAATTCGCTCAACTCGCATCAAACATCTCCGGCCAGTGGTGACCGGCATCATCCCTATAGCTAACAGCGGTGAAGTATGCAACCCATAACATTGCCTATAGCGCTTTTGCGATATCTCCGCGCCGGCCACTGCTTTTGATCTTCATCGTCACCACGAAGCAGCTTCGCGTCATCATCTGCAGGAAAGTGTTCACCACCAAACCTACCGTGTTGCCCCAATACCCGAAAAGCACTCCCAGACGGCTTCGCGGAGCAAGCATTGCTTGGCGAGGTCAAGTGCCCGACCGAACTTGCAGTGCGGTGGATCAGAGAGGTTAAAGTCGTGAGAGTCGTTGCTGATCTCGGCAGATAGTGCCATGGCAAGCTTCCAGTAAAGCATCGTGCCAAGTCTAGTGCGAGCTTGATCTTACGCTCGATCGCACTCGATACGACCGGATGCGCCGAAGGCAAAGCGCTTCAACATTGACAAAAGTGTCCCCTGCGGATGTCCACTACTACTGTGTTCACAATACTGACCGAGATGTCGCACACGGTGTTGTTCCATGCGATGAGAAGACGGTCCTTGCGTGAGCTGCGACTCCCCGTTCCAATGTGGCCGGTGTTCGACCATGATTCGCAACTCGATGCACTGTGCTTGGTTCTGGCACTGCGGACCACTGGCTGTCGTAGATAAGGTATCGCAGTGAGTCTGTCTTCAGAGGTCCTTGAGTCTTCGTGTCTGCCTCCTCGATAGAACGTGCAGAGCGTATCACGAGAGTCTTGAAAGACCTGAGGATCTGTAGCAAGCGCTCAAACTGGTGGGTTGCAGTTTCGTAATCCGTAGATGGTATTGGAGGGCCTCAGCGTACGTCAGTCCGTGGGATCCAAACAGTGGTATTCACGGCCGCGATGTCCTGCTCGCACATCCCCGGACAGCAAACTTCGTTGAACAGCATGTGCATAATGTCAGTGTGGCAGAAATTTAGCTGTGCCTCGACGCATACAGATTGCATGGTGAGCTGGTGTTGCATTTCTTGATGGAGTGATGGAAGGAGCGACATGTGATATTGGAAAGATGGGCGTCGCAAGGGCGCTTGGGCCACACAATCCCTGTCGGCTGGAACGTGTCCATCCTGCGATTCAGGCAACATCATAAGTCACCACTTCTCCACCAACACAGACACGACAGCAAAATGTCAGGACGACAAGGCTACGACGTGGTGGTCGACGTGGACGCTGAGGTAGGGGATACGGGCAAATGCGACAGACAGCACGCACTGACGCGACAGCAGGGAGATCTCGGCCACACAGACCTAAACGACGACCTCGAATTCCACAACTCTAGTATGCAATAATGGGGACTGGATCTTGGTGATGATTTCGCTAAACAATGCTACAGCTTTCGACAACAACAATGCGCGCAACAAGATCCCCGCCGATAGCCAAAATGCTTCTTTCCTCAACCCCTCGCGACAGCCTTCGTCTTCCTCGAAACGATACCTCTGGAGCATCGCCTTCTACCAGCAGTTCTTCGACGTAGACTCCATCCAGATCCTCCACCGATGTCGCAGCACACTATACCCGCGTCAGAACTTCCTCGATGTAATGGAGGGCAATCCAGATCTTTACGGACCGTTCTGGATTGCGACAACAGTGGTGGTAATTCTCTTCCTCACAGGCACAATAAGTCAGTACCTGGCATACCAAGGGAAGGACCACTTCGCCTACGACTTCAGGCTGTTGAGTGGAGCGGCTGGTTTGGTGTACGGATACCTGATCTTTGTGCCGCTGGGACTGTGGGGAGTGCTGAAGTGGTTTGGAAGTGAGAGCTCGAATTTATTGGAGTGCTGGAGTCTCTACGGATATGCCAACTTGATCTGGATACCCGTTGCGCTTGTGAGCTGGAGCAACATCTCTGGTGAGCCAAGGTCGAACATCAAAGCCAGAAATGGACTATGCTAATGTGGGACAGCGCTCAACTACGCTTTCGTTGGAGTCGGGCTGGCATACTCGGGTCTCTTCCTGTTTAGGAATCTGTATCCTGTGGTTTCGGCTACGGATGCGAAGACCTCGAAAGCGCTACTAATTGCGGTGATCGCATTGCATGCAGGCTTTGCAATCGCTATCAAGGTGCTATTCTTTGCACACAACAGCCCGGCCGCGAAGAACAAGACCCCTGCGCCTGATTCTGGCGATGGCGATGCTGCTAGGATGCTCTTCAGATTTTGACCTGGTGCCTAGTGCTTCAAGGTAGCTACGACATTGTATGCATGATCTTTTCGTGAGCATAGCCGCAACTGATTCCGCTGAAGCAAGCGCGTCGATCGACCATATCCCTGCATGCTTGCTAGAACCAGGCTCACGAAGCGACGCTTCGGCGAGTCAAGGCTCTGTATGGTCTCATGTTGGTTGTTTGCTAACACATGTTCCACAGCGCAAGCGCGCTCAATTTGGCACACTGTGCTTTCCGGCCCCAGGCATCGCTTACAACTCATAGATCTCGGCTAGGGCAAGATCAAACGCGGAAGCATACTGCGATGCGGCTGAGGGACCGGTATCAGACACGCGCGCACGATGTATTTCGCAGATGTCTGTGTGTATAACGGCCAGGCCCATTGCTTTCCAGCTGCTCAGCTCAGCATCGACACACATACATACCAGCAGCAATGGAGTTCGACGAGACATTCAAGTTCAGCGACAAAAAGTACGCACAGCGAGCCAGGGCCATGACACCCACAACACTATGGGAGCTGGAGCGATCAACTTTGACCTCCAAAGTCAAAGCGGGCACTGGAATCGGCGTCTCGACTTTGCTGTTACTCCCTACACTTGGCGTTTCTGGCGTAGGACTGGCATACAGCAGCCGTGCTGTCGACATCGCTCGCAGGAAAGTGAAGGCGGCCAAGGAAGAAATCAAGCGCCGCAATCTCCCTCCCTACGATAAGACCAAGCGAGACTACACTATACCGCTAGGCATGACTTTCGCAGTGGTACCTGTTACTGGGGTCATCGATCTCTTCAGTCTCGGACTTGCTGGAGCAACTGAAGCCGTGTAAACGACTGTTGAGGCCTGGGTACAGAAACATGCAACCGCTAGGAACAGAAGAGCTCGGCCGGGATTGGGACGCGCCGATAGCGATCAGGTGGACTATGCGCAACGGATTCCGCAGGACAGTGCGACGACCTTTGTGTTTTTGAGCAGGGAAGGGCAGCCTATCACGCAGCCAGTCCTTACAAAGTGCTGCGAACACTCTCAGCTGGCCAAGAGCACTCTGTGCCGATTCTGCGGCTGTGCGATTGATGCCAGCTTTCAGGCTTATTATCACTGCTGCGAATGTATCTCGGACAAAGGCTACAGCACCTGCGAGGTGTGTGTTGCTGGTCGTGGT from Fulvia fulva chromosome 2, complete sequence harbors:
- a CDS encoding Nitrate reductase [NADPH] translates to MNSSSTTEEDQKHLRRIVDLPPTPPDSDHSDVERSESPLSGELSNPDFPLPPSTEEPTAVLDQDKKTPDGWLPRDPRLIRLTGVHPFNVEAPLSDLYDQGFLTSPELFYVRNHGAVPQVKEEDIPDWEFSVEGMVANPFTLTLRELMEQYEQHTYPVTLVCAGNRRKEQNVVRKTKGFSWGAAGVSTALFTGVIMADVIRKAMPKRGARYVCMEGADKLPNGFYGTSVKLNWVLDENRGMMLAHGMNGELLRPDHGKPLRVVIPGQIGGRSVKWLKKLVVTAEPSDNWYHIYDNRVLPTMVSPEQSANEPKWWMDERYAIYDLSTNSAIAYPAHEEQLGLVGAQQNYRVKGYAYGGGGRRVTRVEISIDKGKSWRLANIDYAEDRYRDATPQKLLGGTLDFGWREASFCWCFWNIDVAVIELADSKDILVRAMDESMNLQPRDMYWSVLGMMNNPWYRISISKEGDYLRFEHPTQPALMPGGWMERVKAAGGDLSNGYWGEQIGGEDTDAPIAEAAAEVKMTKDDVKLKITIDDLRKHDNEDAPWFVVNGEVYDGTAFLKEHPGGAQSIVSSAGLDSTDEFMAIHSETAKAMMPSYHIGTLDEEGRAALTGQEVQPDENAEPTAAFLEPRAWKKGILHSKKRVSWDTRVFSVKLDHDAQTLGLPTGQHLMIRLRDPVTREAIIRSYTPISQTTKKGYMDILVKLYFDTDSKPGGKMSKALDAIPVGHYIDFKGPIGKFEYRGKGRCAVNNVERNIKKFYMICGGSGITPIYQVFRAVMQDKDDPTQCVVLDGNRLLEDILCKADLDQFAAENADRCKLLYTLTKAPEGWQGLQGRIAAPLLKEHADRSVHGDGEAMVLICGPEALEKSCHQALLELGWKDDELLFF